The following proteins are co-located in the Desulfovibrio legallii genome:
- the hemC gene encoding hydroxymethylbilane synthase, giving the protein MRASIVIATRGSQLALWQAKHVSARLRALQPDLEVKLEVIKTKGDVIQDVPLAKVGGKGLFVKEIEEALLDGRAHLAVHSIKDVPMELPPGLILGCIPRREEPADCLLSCRYADLAALPQRACVGTSSLRRQAQLLALRPDLRIESLRGNVDTRLRKLREGRYDAIMLATAGLRRLGLDAPHVQILDPERFLPAVGQGALGIECREDATDLFPLLAQLEDTATRVCVEAERGFLAGLNGGCQVPIAGHARLLSDEAVSLTGLVAQVDGSTLLRESVSGHTSLARQLGLDLAATLLSRGGRAILDQLYQQ; this is encoded by the coding sequence ATGCGCGCATCCATCGTCATCGCCACCCGCGGCAGCCAGCTGGCCCTCTGGCAGGCCAAGCACGTGAGCGCACGGCTCCGGGCCCTGCAGCCAGACCTTGAAGTAAAACTTGAAGTCATTAAAACCAAGGGCGACGTCATCCAGGACGTGCCCTTGGCCAAGGTTGGCGGCAAGGGCCTGTTTGTAAAGGAAATTGAAGAGGCCTTGCTGGACGGTCGGGCGCATCTGGCCGTACACAGCATTAAGGACGTGCCCATGGAGCTGCCCCCGGGGCTCATCCTGGGCTGCATTCCCCGTCGGGAAGAACCAGCCGATTGTCTGCTCTCCTGCCGGTATGCCGATTTGGCCGCCCTGCCGCAGAGGGCCTGCGTAGGCACCAGCAGCCTGCGCCGTCAGGCCCAACTGCTGGCCCTGCGGCCCGACCTGCGCATTGAGAGCCTGCGCGGCAATGTGGACACGCGTCTGCGCAAGCTGCGCGAGGGCCGTTACGACGCCATCATGCTGGCCACGGCCGGTTTGCGCCGCTTGGGCCTGGACGCGCCCCACGTCCAGATTCTGGACCCGGAACGCTTTCTGCCTGCCGTGGGTCAGGGCGCGCTGGGCATTGAATGCCGCGAGGACGCTACAGACCTTTTCCCTTTGCTGGCGCAGCTGGAAGACACCGCCACCCGCGTCTGCGTGGAAGCCGAACGTGGCTTTCTGGCCGGTCTCAACGGCGGCTGCCAGGTGCCCATTGCCGGGCACGCCCGGCTGCTTTCGGACGAGGCCGTGAGCCTCACAGGCCTGGTGGCGCAGGTGGACGGCAGTACGCTCCTGCGTGAAAGCGTCAGCGGGCACACGTCGCTGGCGCGCCAACTGGGCCTGGACCTGGCAGCAACGCTTTTATCCAGAGGCGGCCGCGCCATTCTGGATCAACTTTATCAGCAATAA